AAGCACGCAAAAGGATGCTTAAACGacgataatatttttaaagaaacaagaaaaatttgatACTCAAGTCACAAACTTGACTGTATTCAATAAGATCGAGtagtttaataatttgatttaaataataGGCAACGATAATAGACAAACCGTAAAAACCTATCTGACaacaataaaccaaaacaaCTAAGCCACCAATATTAAACccagaaggaaaagaaaagaaaagaaaaggatcctTGGAAACCTATTGTCACTCTATTGTGAACATTGCCTACCACATAAGAGTTTGTTGAGTTAGTTCAAACCTTATTGCAACATTCtagataacaacataaaaagaAGTCATATTGGTCACTAGAGCAACGTTCCAGAAAAGCAAAtcgaacaaaataaaatgaagcgGGCATTAAcctatattcaataaatcaattctatttaattcaagaataaaatgtattgtaaaaaaataaatttaacaaagaataacaaataaaaagacatgaggtaacctaataaataaaaaaatgataaaaccaaGGTCATagaaagcatgaaaaaaaaaatcaaatctcaatcttcaattaaattaatattgaatgatgaaataaaaaaaaaacaccaatttagaaaaatgattaaaaaaaaaaaaccaaagcaatCTTAGGCAAACCTCATGAAGCTGAGTTCATTTACAAAGATTGTAGCTCATGAAATCTTATACACAGGCTTTGATaagaccaaaagattgatgtcttatctcaagtgcagaagtgtcaaaataataaataaccggCAAGAACCGAAGTTGAACCATAAGGagatgaactatataaattacaaatagtatacacacacacatatttaattaaataaatagtttatgagaattttatgggatattaatgtaaggattaaacaatgataaaacaattgtcaaggttagaggattcactaatggtattataaataagtataatatgaattctttttattaatcaactgaaaATCACgtataaaggaggttccaatcagatgatttatccttaatagttcattatagatttttaacatgatcatattaattatcttatttaagtaacaccaaacttttaaatattgtcaggaattcatgatactaacttatgttaacaacaaatcaagttcctttcatagcacatgtgtaggttataccatatggttggttatgaaagtgtcaagcatttgttgtaccaagtgttaaataacacaaatctagattaaccatttaacaagtaaggtattaagaattagtaacataaaaagataagacatgttaataacaaactttcttggatataaacattgaagtccatgttgagtttatattatacatattataccaccattagtgaaaccttttcaccttgacataataaacttagctaaacataatgaaaaagataaacataaataaacaacataagagcATAAGTATAGTgaaggaaaatgaaaagcataaacaagagattaaggaaaatataacatgaaataaaacttaagcattacaaaaaaaaaaaaaaaaaaaacatgattttgatatgaacaatcaagatgcctaaatgcatggaaattgccttcttttataggccaaaaattggaatgattgatttgatgactaattgttgagtgggtggcctcattttgacttggtgacaatctttatctttttgtctgaacaaaacgtcattgtcGTCCGAATTTgaaccacctgtactcatgaaagttctagaaaattgccTCATCTTTCCAAGagaaaaatttgaggtcatttgaacttctagaagttgagatatgggctgaacactgaacaatgtctgggctgcagaacagattcagacttctccgttgttgctataattcgGACTTAAAAAcgacatttttaaatcttggactccacattaaagttttaggcttatgtcttatctttccatttatataaagcagacctaaatccgagatctacaactccagatatgacctaattaccaaatagtgtttcagtttggactgaaccggcatctcttttctaagtttggccttctctttgtcctttccatttcaatacttaaactcatcaatcaatcctttcatttatgtgataggcctatatttaagatgaatatttaacataaattaaggtatcttatagtatcagacttgttattataaagcatgctttaattaaggagttatcgatacttcaagtgcaaaatgatgatataaaaccttgataaaaatacacttttaagtactaaatCAGGCAGGTTAACCAATAGAGGGGAGGTATCTCAGATTCGCAGTTTGTCAGAGCGAAAAGGAAACAATTGCAACAATGACATTTATGCAAACAATGAATTATTTCATTGCGTACCCTGCCAAAAATTGCTTTCCCTTCCAAGTTTTTTGCATACATGCCATaagttttgatttctttgtttttctttttggttgtcATAAGAGCataatcaaaagaatttaaaaaaaaaaaacaaaaaccacaatgaacaatgtgaaaaaggaCAAAATAGTTAATCTAACACAGAAACCCTAAACTTGAAATGATTGAAGGGTTTCTTTAAAATAACCGACTTATAACTGGAAAAAAACGAGagaggatcaaaataaaaaaaaatacaactccaaaaaaattatcttagattggaaaaaaaaaaaacctttaaccgcaattttttaaaaataataggcCAAATTTTtgactaaatcaaaaaaaaatgaggaagaaaaataaaaaaaatttaattcagtgaattattttttaaaaaaaatcataaccaaaagaacaaggactaaaaaaaaaaaaaatttaggggcTAACTTCAAAAATCAAGTTATGGGGCATAAAGACCGAGgttgaaagcaagaaaaaaagaaaatgaaatggttGTTGGTGACAAACCAGCGTTCTTATCGATGCATACACCACATATCCATGAAGGAAATACCAAGACGAAGCTGAGGCAACCCTAGAATAGCCTTTTTAGCTGTTGAAATCATATTGGTGAATATTATGGgcaaacatatactaaaaaggTATATAGACATTTAACTAGAAAAcgtcaagaatttttttattttgtttcttaaaagttttttagaatttatatttttaatttcattattcaactgTGGATTTATTGGATATtggactttataatttgttttgatttgatttctatggaattatcttgatctcataatCCGAGTTGTGAGTTTTATGGGTTAACCGTGTtaattcagattattttttttgttttttttaattatttttatttcgacttcattctttaatatttggttgattgagaattgagcttcataattgtttttttatttactttttatgtggttatcatggtcttatgACCTGGGTCATGAGTTTTACGGGTTAGCTAAGTTGtcctgggttttttttaattcattttttttttcagttttatcatttaacattaagtttgttgataattgaattttataattttttttctatagagttGTCCGATCTCCTAACCTAAGTTTAGTAGGTTAGCCTTGGATTAACTcgagtaatttttttgttattgttttatttgattttttttaaaatttaatcctttaacattggattgattgagaattgagcttcatattttattttatttttattttctttgtatgaggttatcatggtcttatAACTCAGGTCACGGGCTATGCTGGTTggctcgagttttttttttttggttattttctttttaattttatccagcAATATTAGGTTGTTAGAGgaattaatctttataatttattttggtttgtattCTATGAAGTTATTTCAATCTCATGACCTATGTCACAAGTTTGATTGGTTGACTCGGATgggtttttatgttattttttaatagatttttttttttaatttcaaccttcaatattaagttaattaagaAATTCAGTTTCATGGAGTTATCCCGATCTCAAGACCCAAGTTTAATAGATTAGCCCAAATtgattcaacttatttttttagttgaattttatttttaatttcatcattcgatattagattaattgagaattggtTTAATATTAAGGTCTCATAACCtggaaataacaaatttaacaaattaacaaattaatctgAGCTGATCCAAGTCGATCTTATATATCgttgtttcaatatttaaaaaaagatgtcttgatttatttttttatatataatcataattatatttttattgatcaacTGGTTTATCTTTGAAGGTGTCAAGTTAACCAAttatatcaaatcaaatcatcttataattaaaaaaaaattgaaaaaaacatattaacaaaattgaatatttttttatataaaaaattctcacCCAGGAGCACGAGTAATGAtctaattgttattttaaactttcttgcaaagaaattaaataatagttAAGAAGGATGGATCAATGAGAATTCAAGACCAAATACTTGCTAATCTTTTATTAATAACAcgcttttcttccttttttcatCATAACAAACACAATCATATTAATCTCACacttttttatccatttttattGCTTCTCACACTCGGGTTTAgacatattataaaatatgatttagcCTGAAATCTCAATGGCCTTGACCTCGGCCTTCTTTTCCTCCGCCTTGGGAATAGTCACAGTAAGCACTCCATTCTCCATGCTGGCTTTCACTTGATCCATCTTTGCGTTCTCCGGCAACCTGAACCTGCGTAAAAACTTGCCGCTGCTCCTCTCAATTCGATGCCACTTATCATTTTTCCCCTCCTGTTCTTTGCTCCTCTCTCCACTGATTTGCAGGATTCTACCCTCCTCCACCTCCACTTTGACCTCCTCTTTCTTTAGCCCCGGAAGGTCAGCTTTGAAAACGTGAGCCTCTGGAGTCTCTTTCCAATCGATTCTTGCATTGACAAAAGCTGATGCTTCGCCAGATGAGGCAGGAACAGTGGCCAGTGTGGAAGAGAAGAGGCCCTCGAAAGGATCCCAAATGTCGAGAGAAAATGGATCGAACACGTTGGTCTTTCGGCTGCCGAAGAAGCTAGGGATGAGGGATGCCATGTTTGGAAGCAACTAGagagaaacaaacaaattttatagaaaatcagAGGACCGTTGAGAATTTTTACTTCGATTAGTTCTCGACGAAATAAAACGAGCTATATATAGGGGTGGGAAGAGGCTTCtagctttaaaaaatcaagaaaaagaaagagcatTCTAGCACTTTGTTGCTCCATCCCTTGAATCATCACATtagctataaatattattttattatctttatcaatAGTAATCTATGGaaccttccttttcttctccactCTTCTACTTCCTTCGGTGGAACGATCCTTTTCCGAAAGAGGCTACTGGAACTACAGTGGCACACAATTAGGTCAAGATTGTGTGTgtataaggaaaataaatttcttcCAGCCAAACTAAGCTTTTTgccctatttgtttttgtgtctcaaatttaaaaagatttaatttttttttatttttttggttttaaattaataattttttatattttatattattttaatgcattgataatttttaaaaaataaaaaatatattattttaatattttttaagtcaaaaatattttacaaaataaacataatcatACTTTTAAACATACTGTTCATCaagtatataaattttctttctttcaaatttatgtTGCTACTATGTTGTCACTTGCATATAAGTGAAGTAATATCATATATAGAATTTTCTtgtatgcttttcttttttatctagcCTTATGATATAACGCATATATATGACTTTGATTGtataatactttattttttcttccagAATCAGTCTTCAAGAAAAGAGATTATTAGGAATTTAGAATTATTCTGTTCGCTTAGTAAAATAGAATTACTGGAGAAAGAATCATTTTGTGTTCGTTGCTTCCCTGAGGaatctaaatatattattactgGAGAGGAATCATTTTGTCACATAGAATAAACCAGCTTTTTTACTCGTATTGTACTGCGAGTTAGTTATTTTTTCAGcctaaaaataatgttaagatgttagaatataaaacaatttatgcATTATAgcctaaataattttaaaatacttaaattatgacatgttaaataatatgttttttgaaaaaaaataccaagaagATTGCATATTGAATTGAATCGACCCGAGCcaataattgttaatttgtgAAACATGTGATCTCCGAAATGTAAGATCGCAATAAAAACCATGGAAtccacatcaaaataaataataataaaaaaaaactcaattataatgaatcaaataataaaggctaacaagaaaaaaaaaaaaaaaaaaaaacaaaacaaaacagtgaccaaattaaacatatattagTGGCTGAACACAACACTTACAGGCCAGGCCAAACTTTCTCAAACGTAAGAAGAACAAAGTTAAGGTGACACTAGGATTTTtaagaaagtaaaataaattcaagatccGGGTTGAATTGACTAGGTTTAATATGTTCAACtagtttaataacataaaaaaagagtaaccctaatttaataacattacaaACCAAGTATTCCCGAGCGAATGTCTTAAACCTAGACTAATCTTCTAAAATTATAACCCGTAAAATCTCAAGCTCAATCTCAATAAAAAAGCTCAATTCCCAACAAAAATaaagcctaaaaaaatattaataacctATGTTAACTTATTAAGCCAATGACCTGAGTCATTTGACTAGAATCATCAAATTTAGAAAATCTCAAAGCCTAATTTTCAactaattaaatgttgaagaataaaattaaagaaaacatttatcatacaaaaggataaaaaaactatatattataacaaaaaaaaaaagattcgagCCGATCTAGGTTAACCTGCCAAATCCACAGGTCGGGTTATAAGATTAGGTAATCTgatagaaaggaaaacaaaaggaatcaTGAAACccaactattaaaaaaaaccactgaCAGCTTATAAAACCCATGACCCGGGTTATTTGATCAGAAACACCAAATATAGAAAATCACGAAGCTCAATTCTTAACaaaccaaatattgaaagactaaattttttttaaaaaattcaaccacacaaaaggatccaaaagaagaaatagtaattaaaaaaaaaaagtgtgacccacttgggttaacttgtcaaacccatGAGCCAAGTTATAAGACTGAGATAacctgataaaaagaaaaacaaagaaaatcatgaagcctattttgtaaaaaaaaaatcaatgtcgaATAATgagattggaaaagaaaataagtccaaaaaaaaaaacaatgtcgaCCCATGTTGGCTTATAAAACCTGTAACCTAGGCTATTTGATCAGAAGCACCAAACTTGAATAAAACACAAggctcaatttttaataaattaaattcaaatgatgaaattaaaaaaaaaaattcaaattagatgatgaataattttgaattgaagggttaagttgaaaagaaaaattaatttcacaaaataattaaaaaagaaaccacaaaaaataaggactaaattaaaaaaacaaattataatttctttttatcaaagaattaaattgaaaacaattgaaagtttACAAAAAgggaagtaaaaaaattaagagataaaagTAATCAagaccaaaaacagaaaaaaaaatttaaattaaaggatgaaattgaaaaaagttaaaaaaactacaaaaggATTAAGGACaagaattacaaataaaaaatataaagaccaACACCCAAATATGCATAACTAAAGGAACTaccttgaaattttaaatagcCATAGTGAATTTTAAAGGAGAAAagggaaaagataaaaaaaaaatcgatgacAAAAATCCACCCAGAAACAACCATCATGTGTTGCCTTTTAAGGAAAAGGGCGTCACGGGGAATTCAATGACACGAAAAAAGGAAGTTATATCACTCATGCTGCTTGAAAGTAACAGAATAGTCACATcgatatttttcattatatgtattttatttattaaattaccaCATTGCTCCTTGAACCAaataattactataaaaaaacctttataaaactacaaaaaaatccTAGAAGCCATGCtttgagaattttgattttgaaagtaATTGAGTCATTATAccatacttcaaaaaataaaaatctaaaaaacatcatataCTATAGTTAAGTGTTCCCTTTTTATCAGGAGTATTCAAGTGATTTTATtatgcaagaaaattaaaaaatgatcgagttgctccttaacaattataaaatgacAAATGGGCACCATAAAAAGACTACTCTACCTCTTAGAACCAATtcatccttttttctttttctttttctttttcttttttttttctttttgtcaggAACAAATGAGTAAATCACATCTTTGCTATAGCCTTTTTGACACAccatctagatttttttttattagttcttGTTAATGTGTAAGGAAGTATGgtaatgaaaattttcaaagaaaaaaaatgtacaaaagggacaaaaaaaaatgtataatttaaaacttgtgTGAAATGAATTAGTGGTGTATCATCTAACAATTACAATATCTTCATCATAATATTAGGTTATATTCCCTGTGctactgtaaaatatttttctcattttctatgtttagtttattttaatatacttggTCAATGTCtaatttttaagtgaaaaataaacttaaaacaatgaaaaacaacttatagctatcaataaataaaaatatgtacaagactaattttgttaataaaacACGAGCTCCACCATCAAATAATTCATGTCATTTACTTTCCAACACATATTTTCTATATTGATGGATaagcatattttatatatatttttgtttttctaaaattaatattcaaagCAAGGAATTAAATGTAAAGTGATAACCCAACATTCTCGAGCTTAGCCAAACACCAAACTTAAATATATATGGGTTTAACAAACCACCAGACCTAGTATTCTCAGACTCAGCCAAACATTAAACCCTAACATATATGGGTTTAACAAACTATTATACCTTGTATCTTTAGGCTAAGCCAAGCATTGaaccctaatatatatatatga
This genomic interval from Populus alba chromosome 1, ASM523922v2, whole genome shotgun sequence contains the following:
- the LOC118028057 gene encoding 16.9 kDa class I heat shock protein 2, encoding MASLIPSFFGSRKTNVFDPFSLDIWDPFEGLFSSTLATVPASSGEASAFVNARIDWKETPEAHVFKADLPGLKKEEVKVEVEEGRILQISGERSKEQEGKNDKWHRIERSSGKFLRRFRLPENAKMDQVKASMENGVLTVTIPKAEEKKAEVKAIEISG